The Ornithodoros turicata isolate Travis chromosome 9, ASM3712646v1, whole genome shotgun sequence genome includes a region encoding these proteins:
- the LOC135368904 gene encoding cadherin-23-like isoform X2, which produces MRHGTMRLALLPLFIAIRALLAAAGGGNKFPRFALGGISEIVVRVKEGPTPLGQPLYRLRGEDADGDKLTFGALGPEELLRFHRVSDTEADVYLRHELDREVKDSHTIVLTLTDGRLPEGQYITQTMVIIVDDINDNEPVFKQYKATITIPEDAAPHVIDTIEAVDRDQGPFGQVIYQLQNNETETTSTFSVHQERGKGVISLVGPLDYERKFIYELRILAIDRANSGPRHTATAVILVKVDDVEDQPPVFTQMPSVTRVSEDLPLNSVVMTVKAIDGDRGVNNPITYSILSGGDGLFAIDRHSGVVSVKGRLDREATENGAFILRIQAEEKGAVTSTEVTVLLTDVNDEPPTFRSRHYVAEVNENAQVNVPVNFIGDSVPEVYDHDQGSNGTFQLFLEGDHGVFQVTPSVSVNEASFMIRVNNSDYLDYERVKVIKFRVVAKEMVTVQPKTSTADVTVYVRDANDNFPLFREDLYRAIIPENAPAGTVVAVVKAEDADSEGSAGIRYTSIRGQIADRLRLDPESGKVVVATSSHGFDRETTSEYFVTVEARDEKGRGNRNTVQLHILLEDVNDNPPRFLLPSYEARIRENDRGFRTPLVVKAMDADQAGTQNSQVRYQIVDGDLDNNFTIDATMGRITPRHPLDFEAIQQHRGDVRTFTLIVRAYDLGHPSLFSNVSVVIYVQDANDHAPVFSAGFLAKSVPEDVKEGTALLKVHAEDGDHSPSNSKIVYRIQNGAQDKFVIDALTGVISVAPGANLDPDRTFPKSLVYSMNILALDGGLGEQQRWSSAVVNISILDVNNKVPTFEDPVPVNVVENSAIGSTVAVLRAADLDEKPALKYSLCEGEAFNEDGALVSAVRVDKLVRVAPADGKLTVKSSLDREQVELLKVCVRVEDTAAATPGQTATATLTVNVLDVNDNSPIFRKPFYRQTVTENSIAGAPIVTARATDSDKNRTITYSLVGNKDYMALVDIDPKTGEVVVSGRIDRELHGWINLTLRATDSGLPPLSGSTQLQIQVLDENDNNPIFKAGPTEFVIQEDANVGTAVASLEAIDADVGEYGRVTYALDQSGSQGKFKIDRNSGTISVAAPLDREEKASYSIIVQAWDNYAAGFGTDESRRTFKQITVRVKDVNDETPVFVQPPQCASITEFHRVGDTVLVASVTDADEPDTPNSQVDFFMEPGQDSDLFEVQTQAGNRGRVLTRFSIRGRVGNASFVLRAQDRGSPVKAALQKYTVCVADVNDHAPLFVMPPQNHTIRIPENATLGSLVVEVGAEDDDFGSNAEIRYRLKDLPNGHWKTFNLDEKTGLVTLRRPLDRETQKWYEIRVEAYDLGQPTSLSSDLDLTVFVTDVNDYAPEFTEDVHHLTFTENLSPATESYKLISTIDRDDDMSTIKPIPCYYIVGGNGKERFNLDMFTHQLWATEKLDREERANYTLIVQASDDCFHTPRPVTQFDPKDNSLLQVAIKVEDVNDNPPRFVSPIFTGGVVTEADFGVVFMSVKAIDNDEGLNSVVSYYRKGDIRRTLSEGLESLTGDPFLINHRTGEISLNFYPQKDMKGYFDMEVVANDTHGLEDTAKVFIYLLREDQRVRFVLRLTPEEFRDKLEEFREVLANITGAIVNIDEYKVHENEDGSVDRTKTDLYLHFVNKEDNSIMAVSTALTLIDKNIEFLDKLFKEFNVLYSEPADALSEREEDQMRTWLIGLSVFLSVMLVLVISLCMAQRSRYERQLKAATATAFGSRETALSRMDVPNTNQHSVEGSNPIWMHSYDNEWYKEDEEARNGGGGDNNSLDENAVVESAGSTERHAQDREFESAQIPCSEVYVLGQNITIPIGTTDLITAAERNNLNKYNGGPYHANVYLGKMGTPNRAGKLEVSEL; this is translated from the exons ATGCGCCATGGGACGATGCGGCTGGCACTGCTTCCACTCTTCATCGCCATCAGGGCGCTTCTTGCCGCTGCTG GCGGTGGCAACAAATTCCCCAGGTTCGCTCTGGGAGGCATCAGTGAGATCGTAGTGCGTGTCAAGGAAGGACCCACACCTTTAG GCCAGCCTTTGTACCGGTTGCGAGGTGAAGATGCGGACGGCGACAAGCTTACGTTTGGAGCCCTGGGACCGGAAGAGTTGCTTCGCTTCCACAGGGTCAGCGACACGGAGGCCGATGTCTACCTGCGACACGAGCTGGACAGAGAG GTGAAAGACTCGCACACCATTGTATTGACGTTGACGGATGGACGGCTTCCAGAAGGGCAATAC ATCACGCAAACTATGGTCATTATTGTGGACGACATCAACGATAACGAACCAGTGTTCAAGCAGTACAAGGCCACCATCACCATCCCGGAG GACGCAGCGCCCCATGTGATCGACACAATCGAAGCAGTAGACAGGGACCAAGGACCTTTCGGACAAGTCATTTACCAGTTGCAA AATAATGAAACGGAGACGACGTCCACGTTCTCAGTGCATCAGGAGCGGGGCAAGGGTGTCATCTCCCTCGTGGGGCCACTAGACTACGAACGGAAGTTCATCTACGAACTCCGTATTCTCGCCATT GATCGTGCCAACAGCGGACCGAGGCACACTGCCACGGCTGTGATTCTCGTCAAAGTGGACGATGTGGAAGATCAACCCCCAGTCTTCACTCAAATGCCTTCCGTCACTAGGGTATCCGAAGACCTGCCTTTG AATTCGGTTGTCATGACGGTAAAGGCCATCGACGGCGACCGCGGTGTCAACAACCCTATCACATATAGTATTCTGTCCGGCGGAGACGGACTATTCGCCATCGACCGTCACTCCGGTGTGGTGTCTGTCAAAGGGCGGCTGGATCGAGAAGCCACAGAAAACGGTGCCTTCATCCTTCGTATTCAG GCCGAAGAGAAAGGAGCTGTGACGAGCACCGAGGTGACCGTCCTGTTGACGGACGTCAACGACGAGCCCCCCACGTTCCGCAGCAGGCACTACGTGGCGGAGGTCAACGAGAACGCCCAAGTCAACGTTCCCGTTAATTTCATCGGCGACAGCGTGCCTGAGGTGTACGACCACGACCAG GGTTCCAATGGAACGTTCCAACTGTTCCTGGAAGGCGACCATGGCGTCTTTCAAGTGACGCCCTCTGTGAGCGTCAACGAAGCCTCTTTCATGATTCGGGTCAACAACTCCGATTACTTGGATTATGAACGCGTCAAAGTCATCAAGTTTCGC GTCGTTGCCAAGGAGATGGTCACAGTCCAGCCAAAGACGTCCACTGCAGATGTGACGGTGTACGTTAGAGACGCCAATGACAACTTCCCGCTGTTCAGGGAGGACCTGTACCGCGCGATTATCCCCGAGAACGCCCCGGCGGGTACTGTGGTCGCCGTGGTCAAG GCCGAAGATGCTGACTCGGAGGGCTCAGCGGGTATTCGGTACACCAGCATCAGAGGGCAAATAGCGGACAG GTTACGCCTGGATCCAGAGAGTGGTAAAGTGGTAGTGGCGACCTCTAGCCACGGTTTCGACCGTGAGACGACGTCAGAGTACTTCGTAACCGTCGAAGCACGAGACGAGAAAGGACGCGGAAACAGGAACACCGTGCAGCTGCACATCTTACTGGAGGACGTCAACGACAACCCTCCCCGGTTTTTGCTGCCCTCCTATGAAGCACGCATCAGAGAAAACGACCGAGGGTTTCGAACGCCGCTCGTTGTCAAG GCCATGGATGCCGACCAAGCGGGAACACAGAACAGCCAAGTCCGTTACCAGATTGTAGACGGTGACCTGGACAATAACTTCACCATCGATGCCACCATGGGACGCATCACACCGAGGCATCCTTTAGACTTCGAGGCCATACAGCAACATCGTGGTGACGTGAGGACGTTCACGCTCATTGTTCGCGCCTACGACCTCGGACATCCGAGTCTGTTCAGCAACGTTTCCGTCGTCATATACGTCCAGGACGCGAACGATCACGCCCCGGTCTTTTCCGCTGGCTTCCTGGCCAAGTCCGTTCCAGAAGACGTCAAAGAAGGCACGGCGCTCCTCAAGGTCCATGCCGAAGACGGTGACCACTCTccgagcaacagtaaaatagtgTACAGAATTCAAAACGGTGCTCAAGATAAGTTCGTTATCGACGCCTTAACAGGCGTGATCTCCGTCGCCCCGGGAGCCAATCTGGATCCCGACAGGACGTTCCCGAAGTCCCTCGTGTACAGCATGAACATCCTCGCCCTCGACGGTGGTCTAGGAGAACAGCAGAGGTGGTCCTCCGCAGTGGTCAATATTTCTATCTTGGACGTGAATAACAAAGTGCCAACCTTCGAAGACCCAGTGCCTGTGAACGTAGTAGAAAACAGCGCCATAGGATCGACGGTGGCGGTTCTTCGAGCTGCAGACCTGGACGAGAAGCCAGCACTGAAGTATTCGCTCTGCGAGGGAGAGGCCTTCAACGAAGACGGAGCATTAGTGAGCGCAGTTCGGGTGGATAAACTGGTGCGCGTCGCTCCTGCAGATGGAAAGTTGACGGTGAAGAGTTCGTTGGACAGAGAGCAGGTGGAGCTTCTAAAAGTGTGCGTTCGCGTCGAAGATACGGCTGCTGCCACTCCAGGACAAACGGCGACTG CTACCTTAACAGTGAACGTGCTGGACGTGAACGACAACAGCCCCATCTTCCGGAAACCATTCTACCGGCAGACGGTCACCGAGAACTCCATTGCGGGCGCCCCCATCGTCACTGCCAGGGCCACGGATTCTGACAAGAATCGCACTATCACCTACTCTCTCGTGGGCAACAAGGACTACATGGCACTCGTTGACATCGACCCAAAGACTG GAGAGGTGGTGGTGAGTGGCAGGATTGACCGGGAACTGCACGGCTGGATTAACTTGACGCTACGAGCTACCGACTCCGGGCTTCCTCCCCTGTCTGGAAGCACGCAACTCCAGATACAGGTCCTCGACGAGAACGACAATAACCCCATCTTCAAAGCGGGGCCCACGGAGTTCGTCATCCAAGAGGACGCCAACGTGGGCACCGCCGTGGCCAGTCTGGAGGCGATCGACGCGGACGTCGGGGAATACGGTAGGGTGACTTACGCCCTCGACCAATCTGGTTCTCAAGGGAAGTTCAAGATCGACAGGAACAGC GGTACTATCAGCGTGGCTGCGCCTTTGGACCGCGAAGAGAAGGCCTCGTACTCCATCATTGTCCAAGCCTGGGACAACTACGCCGCGGGATTTGGAACGGACGAAAGCCGACGAACGTTCAAGCAGATTACCGTTCGCGTGAAAGATGTCAACGACGAGACACCCGTCTTCGTTCAGCCGCCGCAGTGTGCCTCCATTACCGAATTCCATAGGGTTGGAGATACGGTACTTGTGGCGTCGGTGACGGACGCCGATGAACCAGACACGCCAAACTCTCAAGTCGACTTCTTCATGGAACCAGGACAGGACTCTG ACCTGTTTGAGGTGCAGACACAAGCTGGTAACCGCGGCCGTGTCCTGACACGATTCTCTATTCGGGGCCGCGTTGGCAATGCGTCCTTCGTTCTCCGAGCGCAAGACCGAGGATCACCTGTCAAGGCGGCCTTGCAGAAGTACACGGTGTGTGTCGCTGACGTCAATGACCACGCCCCTCTCTTTGTGATGCCGCCGCAGAACCACACCATACGCATACCTGAG AACGCAACGCTAGGATCTCTGGTTGTAGAAGTCGGTGCCGAGGACGACGATTTTGGAAGCAACGCCGAAATTCGTTACCGGCTCAAGGACTTGCCGAACGGTCACTGGAAGACATTCAACCTGGATGAAAAGACCGGTCTCGTGACATTGCGGCGGCCGCTGGACCGCGAAACGCAGAAGTGGTACGAG ATCCGGGTGGAAGCGTACGACCTTGGTCAGCCAACGTCCCTGTCCAGCGACTTGGACCTCACGGTGTTCGTGACCGACGTCAACGACTATGCCCCAGAGTTCACGGAAGATGTG CACCACCTCACCTTCACGGAGAACTTGAGTCCGGCCACAGAGAGTTACAAGCTCATCAGCACCATCGATCGTGATGACGATATGAGCACGATAAAGCCCATACCTTGCTACTACATCGTAG GCGGCAACGGCAAGGAGCGCTTCAACCTGGACATGTTCACGCACCAGCTCTGGGCAACCGAGAAACTCGACCGTGAAGAACGGGCGAACTACACGCTCATTGTGCAGGCGTCCGACGACTGTTTCCACACACCACGACCCGTCACGCAGTTCGACCCCAAAGACAACTCCCTGCTCCAAGTCGCCATTAAGGTCGAGGACGTCAATGACAACCCGCCACGATTCGTCAGCCCGATCTTCACTGGTGGTGTCGTGACCGAAGCTGACTTTGGAGTTGTCTTCATGTCTGTCAAG GCCATTGACAACGACGAGGGCCTCAACAGCGTTGTGAGTTACTACAGAAAGGGCGACATCCGGAGAACACTGTCTGAGGGACTGGAATCATTGACGGGAGATCCTTTCCTCATCAACCACCGCACTGGAGAGATCAGTCTCAACTTCTACCCGCAGAAGGACATGAAAGGCTACTTCGACATGGAGGTGGTCGCCAACGACACCCACGGATTGGAGGATACTGCCAAAGTCTTT ATCTACTTGTTGAGAGAAGACCAGAGGGTCCGTTTCGTGTTACGGCTGACGCCAGAAGAATTCAGGGACAAGTTAGAAGAGTTTAGAGA GGTCTTGGCGAATATAACCGGAGCCATCGTCAACATCGACGAGTATAAGGTCCACGAAAACGAAGACGGCTCCGTCGATCGAACCAA AACTGACCTGTACTTGCACTTTGTCAATAAAGAAGACAACTCCATCATGGCCGTATCCACAGCCTTAAC ACTTATTGACAAAAACATCGAGTTCCTGGACAAGCTGTTCAAGGAGTTCAACGTGCTGTACAGCGAG CCAGCAGACGCTTTGAGCGAGCGCGAGGAAGACCAGATGAGGACGTGGCTCATCGGCCTCTCAGTTTTCCTCTCCGTTATGTTGGTGCTCGTCATCTCGCTGTGCATGGCCCAGAGGAGTCG ATACGAGCGGCAACTGAAAGCAGCTACTGCCACGGCTTTTG GTTCCCGCGAAACCGCATTGAGTCGCATGGATGTGCCAAACACCAACCAGCATTCGGTGGAAGG ATCGAACCCCATCTGGATGCATTCCTACGACAACGAGTGGTacaaagaagacgaagaagccaG GAACGGCGGAGGCGGCGACAATAACTCTCTGGACGAGAACGCCGTCGTGGAGAGCGCGGGCTCTACGGAGCGGCACGCCCAGGACAGAGAATTCGAATCGGCCCAGATTCCCTGCTCGGAAGTGTACGTGTTGGGACAGAACATCACCATTCCCATCGGAACCACCGACCTCATCACCGCGGCCGAGAGGAACAACCTCAACAAGTATAACGGCGGTCCCTACCACGCCAACGTTTACCTGGGCAAGATGGGGACGCCCAACCGTGCCGGAAAACTGGAAGTGTCCGAACTGTGA